Proteins from one Amycolatopsis benzoatilytica AK 16/65 genomic window:
- a CDS encoding response regulator transcription factor, producing the protein MTTVVLADDEALLRKAMAALLPLEGEITVLAEAADGEQAVRAAVAHRPDVLVIDLEMPTVDGLGAVARIRRERPEQVILMLTRHARPGVLRRALKLGVQGFVSKSAEPAHIATVIRTLDEGKRWIDPDVSALAVVDDCPLTAREVDVLRATREGYSVADIAAQLHLAEGTVRNYLSNAMQKTQTRTRHEAARYAREHDWL; encoded by the coding sequence ATGACCACGGTGGTGCTGGCGGACGACGAAGCCCTGCTGCGCAAGGCGATGGCCGCGTTGCTGCCGCTGGAGGGCGAGATCACCGTGCTGGCCGAGGCAGCCGACGGCGAGCAGGCGGTGCGGGCCGCCGTGGCGCATCGGCCGGACGTGCTGGTGATCGACCTGGAGATGCCCACTGTCGACGGACTGGGCGCGGTCGCGCGGATCCGGCGGGAGCGGCCGGAGCAGGTGATCCTGATGCTGACCCGGCACGCGCGTCCCGGCGTGCTGCGCAGGGCGCTGAAGCTGGGCGTGCAGGGATTCGTCAGCAAGTCCGCCGAGCCGGCGCACATCGCGACGGTGATCCGGACCCTGGACGAGGGCAAACGCTGGATCGACCCGGACGTCTCGGCGCTCGCCGTGGTGGACGACTGCCCGTTGACGGCGCGGGAGGTCGACGTGCTGCGCGCGACGCGCGAGGGGTACTCGGTCGCCGACATCGCGGCACAGCTGCACCTGGCCGAGGGAACGGTGCGCAACTACCTGTCGAACGCGATGCAGAAGACGCAGACCCGGACCCGGCACGAAGCCGCGCGCTACGCGCGGGAACACGACTGGCTGTGA
- a CDS encoding histidine kinase, producing MIEIRSRWARRSSWADTAVQARLRRLNLITVMPPLVLVGLLLVVFTAHTWWQVVLQVVGLLATVATAERWTAGDFIRVARPCLVLTAFVWLGGALADNGSAFYGLAMVGSFLIPPMLRHRLAALVGLAVLIGLLGATNLLVYHDHLGHRLVTYVLYPAVGAAVSTVFMFASQKFYDLVAELEQSREKEAELAVVRERARFASELHDIQGHTLHVVKLKVALAEKLLPTDPGRAQEELREVHALVGDTIVQTKELAYAKRRLNLSAELENAKNLFEAAGIHVRVDRFAEVDSEMGELLGQVLRETTTNILRHAEARQVRIMLTGTGISIVNDGASDDGAPALSGLSALGSRLADQGGELTVERRDGRFVTAAVFGEDAR from the coding sequence ATGATCGAGATCCGCTCGCGGTGGGCCCGCCGGAGCAGCTGGGCCGACACCGCGGTCCAGGCTCGGCTGCGGCGGCTCAACCTGATCACGGTGATGCCGCCGCTCGTGCTCGTCGGGCTTCTCCTGGTCGTTTTCACCGCGCATACCTGGTGGCAGGTCGTCCTGCAGGTCGTCGGGCTGTTGGCGACCGTCGCGACCGCGGAACGCTGGACAGCTGGCGACTTCATTCGCGTCGCGCGTCCATGCCTCGTGCTCACCGCGTTCGTCTGGCTCGGCGGTGCGCTGGCCGACAACGGCTCGGCGTTCTACGGGCTGGCGATGGTCGGGTCGTTCCTCATCCCGCCGATGCTGCGGCACCGGCTCGCCGCCCTGGTCGGCCTCGCCGTGCTGATCGGCCTGCTCGGCGCGACGAATCTGCTCGTGTACCACGATCACCTCGGCCATCGGCTGGTGACGTACGTGCTCTACCCAGCGGTCGGTGCGGCCGTCTCAACCGTGTTCATGTTCGCCAGCCAGAAGTTCTACGACCTGGTCGCGGAGCTGGAACAGTCGCGGGAGAAGGAAGCCGAGCTGGCAGTCGTCCGGGAACGGGCCCGGTTCGCCAGCGAGCTGCACGACATCCAGGGGCACACGCTGCACGTGGTGAAGCTGAAGGTCGCGCTCGCGGAGAAGTTGCTGCCCACCGATCCCGGCCGGGCGCAGGAGGAACTGCGCGAGGTGCACGCACTGGTCGGCGACACCATCGTGCAGACCAAGGAACTCGCCTACGCCAAACGGCGGCTCAACCTGTCCGCCGAACTGGAGAACGCGAAGAACCTCTTCGAAGCCGCTGGCATCCACGTGCGGGTGGACCGGTTCGCCGAGGTCGACTCCGAGATGGGCGAGCTGCTCGGCCAGGTGCTGCGCGAGACCACCACGAACATCCTGCGCCACGCCGAGGCGCGGCAGGTGCGGATCATGCTGACCGGGACCGGGATCAGCATCGTCAACGACGGTGCTTCCGACGACGGTGCGCCGGCCCTGAGCGGACTGTCCGCGTTGGGCAGCCGGCTGGCCGATCAGGGCGGAGAATTGACGGTGGAGCGGAGGGACGGCCGCTTTGTGACGGCGGCGGTGTTCGGGGAGGACGCGAGATGA
- a CDS encoding ABC transporter ATP-binding protein, protein MGEPILSVRDLVKHFPVRQGVLFKRTIGQVKAVDGVSFDLQPGETLGVVGESGCGKSTLAQVLMRLEEPTSGSATFEGRDLFKLRGAELRRMRREIQIVLQDPYTSLNPRMTVGDIVGEPFEIHPDTAPKGSRPKKVQELLEVVGLNPEHLNRYPHQFSGGQRQRIGIARALALRPKVIICDEPVSALDVSIQAQVMNLLGELQGEFGLSYVFIAHDLSVVRHLSGRVAVMYLGKIVEIGTEDEIYERPSHPYTQALLSAVPVADPRVRGQRQVIRLEGDVPSPIDPPSGCRFRTRCWKAADICATEAPKLEARTDGHLSACHFAEATSVVP, encoded by the coding sequence GTGGGTGAGCCGATTCTCAGCGTGCGCGACCTGGTGAAGCATTTCCCGGTGCGCCAGGGCGTGCTGTTCAAGCGGACCATTGGACAGGTAAAGGCAGTCGACGGCGTGTCCTTCGATCTGCAGCCGGGCGAAACGCTCGGTGTGGTCGGTGAATCCGGTTGCGGCAAGTCGACGCTCGCCCAGGTGCTCATGCGCCTGGAGGAGCCGACGAGCGGCAGCGCGACCTTCGAAGGCCGCGACCTGTTCAAGCTGCGCGGTGCGGAGCTGCGGCGGATGCGCCGGGAGATCCAGATCGTCCTGCAGGACCCGTACACGTCGCTGAACCCTCGGATGACCGTCGGCGACATCGTCGGCGAGCCGTTCGAAATCCACCCCGACACCGCGCCGAAGGGTTCGCGGCCGAAGAAGGTGCAGGAGCTGCTGGAGGTGGTCGGGCTCAACCCCGAGCACCTCAACCGGTACCCGCACCAGTTCTCCGGCGGGCAGCGCCAGCGGATCGGCATCGCGCGGGCGCTGGCGTTGCGGCCCAAGGTGATCATCTGCGACGAGCCGGTGTCCGCGTTGGATGTCTCGATCCAGGCGCAGGTGATGAATCTGCTCGGCGAGCTGCAGGGCGAGTTCGGACTGTCCTATGTCTTCATCGCGCACGACCTTTCGGTGGTGCGGCACCTGTCCGGCCGGGTCGCGGTGATGTACCTCGGCAAGATCGTCGAGATCGGCACCGAGGACGAGATTTACGAGCGGCCTTCTCATCCCTACACCCAGGCGCTGCTTTCCGCGGTGCCGGTGGCGGATCCGCGGGTGCGCGGGCAGCGGCAGGTGATCCGGCTGGAAGGCGACGTGCCCAGTCCGATCGACCCGCCGTCGGGCTGCCGGTTCCGGACCCGGTGCTGGAAGGCCGCCGACATCTGCGCGACCGAGGCGCCGAAGCTGGAGGCGCGCACGGACGGGCATCTGTCGGCTTGTCACTTCGCGGAAGCCACCTCGGTAGTGCCGTAA
- a CDS encoding ABC transporter permease, with protein sequence MLTLARAELIQLFRNRLVLVTSVLLPAAFSAFFVAKHELFAKIGSLGYLAALTLFFITAIGLYTTTVTTLAARRQNLFLKRLRSTAAGDRGILAGLLLPVTAIAAAQVAIILIVLGAVTGPPKNPVLLVVAVVATVVMMLALGLATAGLTNSPEHAQVTTLPITVAVLAVASWVGITGTDQLPVLKRLLPGGASTELVMNAWNGRGSLTDSLVLFGPIAAWLVLSIAMAARLFRWEPRR encoded by the coding sequence ATGCTTACCCTCGCCCGCGCCGAGCTGATCCAGCTTTTCCGGAACCGGCTCGTACTGGTCACCTCGGTGCTCCTGCCCGCCGCTTTCAGCGCGTTCTTCGTCGCCAAGCACGAACTCTTCGCCAAGATCGGCAGTCTCGGCTACCTCGCCGCGCTGACCCTGTTCTTCATCACCGCGATCGGGCTGTACACGACCACCGTCACCACACTCGCGGCGCGGCGGCAGAATCTCTTCCTCAAACGGCTCCGCTCCACCGCGGCCGGAGACCGCGGCATCCTGGCCGGTCTGCTGCTGCCAGTCACCGCGATCGCCGCGGCGCAGGTGGCGATCATCCTGATCGTGCTCGGCGCGGTCACCGGCCCGCCGAAGAACCCGGTACTGCTGGTGGTCGCGGTCGTCGCGACGGTGGTGATGATGCTGGCGCTCGGTCTCGCCACGGCCGGCCTGACCAACTCGCCGGAGCACGCCCAGGTGACCACGCTGCCGATCACGGTCGCGGTACTGGCGGTGGCGAGCTGGGTCGGAATCACCGGTACCGACCAGCTTCCAGTGCTGAAACGACTGCTTCCGGGTGGCGCTTCTACTGAACTCGTAATGAACGCGTGGAACGGCCGAGGTTCGCTCACCGACTCGCTGGTCCTGTTCGGGCCGATCGCGGCCTGGCTGGTGCTGAGCATCGCGATGGCCGCCCGGCTGTTCCGCTGGGAGCCGCGCCGCTGA
- a CDS encoding ABC transporter permease, giving the protein MIRYVLRRLLQLIPVFFGTTFLIYALVWAVPGDPFSGKCGQQACPQAYIDLMTEKFHLNDNLFVQYFKYLGSLFSGDWGETFNGSSVGELISTSYPITLRLAIVAVLIEAVIGLSAGVLTGLRGKGFLDNLVLVSTTFLISLPVFVTAIVLQIVLGVNLGIIDASVSDDPSFGELIVPGIALGSLSMAYVARLTRTSIAENRHADYIRTAIAKGQPNSRVIGIHLLRNSVIPVLTFLGTDLGSLMGGAIVTEGVFNINGLGGLIFRGIQNRESATVVGVVVLLVMVYLLMSLLVDLLYAVLDPRIRYD; this is encoded by the coding sequence ATGATTCGCTACGTCCTGCGCCGCCTGCTCCAGTTGATCCCGGTGTTCTTCGGCACCACCTTCCTGATCTACGCACTGGTGTGGGCCGTGCCCGGGGACCCGTTCTCCGGCAAATGCGGTCAGCAAGCCTGCCCGCAGGCCTATATCGACTTGATGACCGAGAAGTTCCACCTCAACGACAACCTGTTCGTCCAGTACTTCAAATACCTCGGGAGCCTGTTCAGCGGCGACTGGGGCGAGACGTTCAACGGCTCCTCGGTCGGCGAGCTGATCTCCACCTCCTACCCGATCACGCTGCGCCTCGCGATCGTCGCGGTGCTCATCGAGGCGGTCATCGGCCTGAGTGCCGGCGTACTGACCGGCTTGCGCGGCAAGGGTTTCCTCGACAACCTGGTGCTGGTCTCGACCACGTTCCTGATCTCGCTTCCGGTGTTCGTCACCGCGATCGTGCTGCAGATCGTGCTCGGCGTGAACCTGGGCATCATCGACGCCAGCGTTTCGGACGATCCGAGCTTCGGCGAGCTGATCGTGCCGGGCATCGCGCTCGGCAGCCTCTCGATGGCTTACGTCGCGAGGCTGACGAGAACGTCGATCGCGGAGAACCGGCACGCCGACTACATTCGCACCGCCATCGCCAAGGGGCAGCCCAACAGCCGCGTCATCGGCATCCATCTGCTGCGCAACTCGGTGATCCCGGTGCTGACCTTCCTCGGCACCGACCTCGGTTCGCTGATGGGCGGGGCGATCGTGACCGAGGGCGTGTTCAACATCAACGGTCTGGGCGGGCTGATCTTCCGGGGCATCCAGAACCGGGAAAGCGCGACCGTCGTCGGCGTCGTCGTGCTGCTCGTGATGGTGTACCTGCTGATGAGCCTGCTGGTGGACTTGCTCTATGCCGTTCTCGACCCGAGGATCCGTTATGACTGA
- a CDS encoding peptide ABC transporter substrate-binding protein — protein sequence MRGSSRLWGVAAVVTTLSLVLTACGGGGSSSGASGEVDPNGTFTVYGTEPQNTLIPTNTNELGGTKAVDPMFSELVAYKGATGEPYNMMADSITTTDSKVYDIKIKHGWKFHDGTEVKAKNFVDAWNYGAYSPNGQINSTFFENIQGYSDVHPDDKTAKPTTDKMSGLVVKGDYEFQVTLNAPFSVFATKIGYTAFAPLPDSFFKDPAAFAKHPIGNGPMKFVSRTPNVDIKLTRFDDYQGSDKVKFKDLDVKIYASQETAYQDLLSNKLDFIETLPPSALTADKYKTDLKDNVVTGHLLGISTIAVPYYVQGYNNLDLRRAISMAIDRDQITKTVMHDTYVPADGYVSQGIQGYRPGVCGEYCKFDPAKAKELFAKSGFHGKLTIASNADGGRKEPLVAACNSIKNTLGVECDFVPATDFGQWRSIVTGHKLTGMGRSDWSADYPSIEDFLNPIYRTGASSNDSTYSNPQVDALLKQADSTADKDAALKLYQQAEDLIAKDLPSIPVWDEKGVAAKSKHAKTVVLDFRRRADYSSVEVTKK from the coding sequence ATGCGGGGTTCATCCAGGCTCTGGGGCGTGGCCGCGGTCGTGACAACCTTGTCACTCGTCCTGACTGCCTGTGGGGGCGGCGGATCCAGCAGCGGCGCGTCGGGCGAAGTCGACCCGAACGGGACCTTCACCGTGTACGGCACCGAGCCGCAGAACACGCTGATCCCCACGAACACCAACGAGCTGGGCGGCACCAAGGCCGTCGACCCGATGTTCTCGGAGCTCGTCGCCTACAAGGGCGCGACCGGCGAGCCGTACAACATGATGGCGGACTCGATCACCACGACCGATTCCAAGGTCTACGACATCAAGATCAAGCACGGCTGGAAGTTCCACGACGGCACCGAGGTCAAGGCGAAGAACTTCGTCGACGCCTGGAACTACGGCGCCTACTCCCCGAACGGGCAGATCAACAGCACGTTCTTCGAGAACATCCAGGGTTACTCCGACGTGCACCCGGACGACAAGACGGCGAAGCCGACCACGGACAAGATGTCCGGCCTGGTCGTCAAGGGCGACTACGAGTTCCAGGTCACCCTGAACGCGCCGTTCTCCGTGTTCGCCACCAAGATCGGCTACACGGCGTTCGCGCCGCTGCCGGACTCCTTCTTCAAGGACCCCGCGGCCTTCGCGAAGCATCCGATCGGCAACGGCCCGATGAAGTTCGTCAGCCGCACGCCGAACGTCGACATCAAGCTGACCCGCTTCGACGACTACCAGGGCTCGGACAAGGTCAAGTTCAAGGATCTGGACGTCAAGATCTACGCCAGCCAGGAAACCGCCTACCAGGACCTGCTGAGCAACAAGCTCGACTTCATCGAGACGCTCCCGCCGTCCGCGCTCACCGCGGACAAGTACAAGACCGACCTCAAGGACAACGTGGTCACCGGGCATCTGCTGGGCATCAGCACGATCGCGGTCCCGTACTACGTGCAGGGCTACAACAACCTGGACCTGCGCCGGGCGATCTCGATGGCGATCGACCGCGACCAGATCACCAAGACGGTCATGCACGACACCTACGTCCCGGCCGACGGCTACGTCTCGCAGGGCATCCAGGGCTACCGCCCGGGCGTCTGCGGCGAGTACTGCAAGTTCGACCCGGCGAAGGCGAAGGAACTTTTCGCCAAGTCCGGTTTCCACGGCAAGCTGACCATCGCCTCGAACGCCGACGGCGGACGCAAGGAACCGCTGGTCGCCGCCTGCAACAGCATCAAGAACACGCTGGGTGTGGAGTGCGACTTCGTCCCGGCGACCGACTTCGGCCAGTGGCGCAGCATCGTGACCGGCCACAAGCTGACCGGGATGGGCCGTTCGGACTGGTCGGCGGACTACCCGTCGATCGAGGACTTCCTCAACCCGATCTACCGCACCGGGGCCTCGTCGAACGACTCGACGTACTCCAACCCGCAGGTGGACGCGCTGCTGAAGCAGGCCGACTCGACCGCGGACAAGGACGCCGCGCTGAAGCTGTACCAGCAGGCGGAGGACCTGATCGCGAAGGACCTGCCCTCGATCCCGGTGTGGGACGAGAAGGGGGTCGCGGCGAAGTCCAAGCACGCCAAGACGGTGGTCCTCGACTTCCGCCGGCGCGCGGACTACTCGTCGGTCGAGGTCACCAAGAAGTGA
- a CDS encoding ABC transporter permease, with translation MTDPNLVGGGGVDAAQLSHVDSSADAGPKKPRSLWGDAWRQLRRKPAFVISAVIILLVVLIAIAPGLFSHRDAGYSDLAHANEGPSADAWFGYDNQGYDVYARTIYGARASLLVGVFATVLTVLFGSLVGIIAGYYGRIIDSLLSRLGDIFAGLPFVLGAIVILTTFNAPGSNPGQVTIIVQVVCSIAVLTWPVAMRIMRSATLVAKQLDYVKAARALGASTPRIVFRHLLPNTIAPVLVYATIALGAAIGAEATLAYLGIGVRPPVVSWGVMISDSRDYFRAVPHMLLFPGAFVTVTVLAFVMLGDGIRDALDPKSR, from the coding sequence ATGACTGACCCGAATCTCGTCGGCGGCGGGGGAGTCGACGCGGCCCAGTTGTCGCATGTGGACAGCTCCGCCGACGCCGGTCCGAAGAAACCGCGCAGTCTCTGGGGCGACGCGTGGCGCCAGCTGCGCCGCAAGCCGGCGTTCGTGATTTCCGCGGTGATCATCCTGCTGGTGGTGCTGATCGCCATCGCGCCGGGACTGTTCTCGCACCGCGACGCCGGTTACAGCGACCTTGCGCACGCGAACGAAGGGCCGTCCGCGGACGCCTGGTTCGGCTACGACAACCAGGGTTACGACGTCTACGCGCGGACCATCTACGGGGCGCGCGCCTCGTTGCTGGTCGGCGTTTTCGCCACCGTGCTGACCGTCCTTTTCGGATCGCTCGTCGGCATCATCGCCGGCTACTACGGCCGGATCATTGACAGCCTGCTGTCCCGGCTCGGCGACATCTTCGCCGGTCTGCCGTTCGTGCTCGGCGCGATCGTCATCCTCACCACGTTCAACGCGCCCGGGTCGAACCCCGGGCAGGTCACCATCATCGTCCAGGTGGTGTGCTCGATCGCGGTGCTGACCTGGCCGGTGGCGATGCGCATCATGCGGTCCGCGACGCTGGTGGCCAAGCAGCTGGACTACGTCAAGGCAGCCCGCGCGCTCGGCGCGAGCACGCCGCGGATCGTGTTCCGGCACCTGCTGCCGAACACGATCGCGCCGGTGCTGGTGTACGCCACGATCGCGCTCGGCGCGGCCATCGGCGCCGAGGCCACGCTGGCCTATCTCGGCATCGGGGTGCGGCCGCCGGTGGTGTCGTGGGGCGTCATGATCAGCGACTCGCGCGACTACTTCCGCGCGGTCCCGCACATGCTCCTGTTCCCCGGTGCGTTCGTCACCGTCACCGTGCTCGCGTTCGTGATGCTCGGCGACGGGATCCGCGACGCGCTCGACCCGAAGTCGAGGTAG
- a CDS encoding ABC transporter ATP-binding protein, translating to MTPVIEVDRLNLTYGDFQAVRDLSFQVGRGELYALLGTNGAGKTSTLETVEGHRAPSSGTVRVFGKDPRDRRAVRPRMGIMLQESGFSPDLTVRESIRLIGSLTERTDNVERLLGITDLTRKATTRVSQLSGGEKRRLDFATAVYGTPDLVFLDEPTTGLDIQSRDALWNAVDRLREDGTTIVLTTHYLEEAQQRADRIGLMHRGTFHREGTVSELTRTLPATVRFGLPPHAPAPPLQATREEDGRFLIETFGLQKDLHTLLGWAQDSAVELIDLEAGPTRLDDVFRAIGTA from the coding sequence ATGACCCCAGTCATCGAAGTCGACCGCCTGAACCTCACCTACGGCGATTTCCAGGCCGTGCGCGACCTGTCGTTCCAGGTCGGACGCGGCGAGCTGTACGCGCTGCTCGGCACCAACGGCGCCGGCAAGACCTCGACCCTGGAAACCGTCGAGGGACACCGAGCCCCCAGCTCCGGCACCGTCCGAGTGTTCGGAAAGGATCCGCGCGACCGCCGGGCGGTGCGCCCGCGGATGGGAATCATGCTGCAGGAGAGCGGGTTCTCGCCGGACCTGACGGTGCGCGAATCCATCCGGCTGATCGGGAGCCTGACCGAGCGCACCGACAACGTCGAGCGGCTGCTCGGCATCACCGACCTCACCCGCAAGGCGACCACCCGGGTTTCGCAGCTGTCCGGCGGCGAGAAGCGCCGGCTGGACTTCGCGACCGCGGTCTATGGAACACCCGATCTGGTCTTCCTCGACGAACCCACCACCGGCCTGGACATCCAGTCCCGCGACGCGCTGTGGAACGCGGTGGACCGGCTCCGCGAAGACGGCACGACCATCGTGCTCACCACGCACTACCTCGAGGAGGCCCAGCAGCGCGCCGACCGGATCGGACTGATGCATCGCGGCACGTTTCACCGCGAGGGCACCGTCTCCGAACTGACCCGGACGCTGCCCGCGACTGTCCGCTTCGGACTTCCGCCGCACGCGCCCGCTCCGCCGCTGCAGGCGACCCGCGAGGAGGACGGCCGGTTCCTCATCGAGACCTTCGGCCTGCAGAAAGACCTGCACACCCTGCTCGGCTGGGCACAAGACAGCGCGGTCGAGCTGATCGACCTCGAAGCCGGGCCGACCCGGCTCGACGACGTCTTCCGAGCCATCGGCACCGCGTAA
- a CDS encoding ABC transporter ATP-binding protein, with protein sequence MSTASTGSGPAAANELLLEVEDLHVEFRTSDGVANVLNGVGYSVHAGETLAVLGESGSGKSVTAQTIMGILDMPPGVITNGAIRYRGEDLLTASPERRREVRGAEIAMIFQDALSALNPVFTVGFQIEEQLRVRQGMSKKDARNRAVELLDLVRIPAAQRRVKDYPHQFSGGMRQRAMIAMSLALDPDLLIADEPTTALDVTVQAQIMDLLGEIQRERQMGLILITHDLGVVAEVADRIAVMYAGRIVEQADVHELFRSPGHPYTAALMDSLPRLDLKGQTLETIKGLPPSLLDIPSGCPFHPRCKRAEQRCRDERPSSHALGFGRVSACHFAEEVVETRG encoded by the coding sequence ATGTCCACAGCGTCCACTGGGTCCGGTCCGGCGGCGGCGAACGAGCTGCTGCTGGAGGTCGAAGACCTGCACGTGGAGTTCCGGACCTCCGACGGCGTGGCCAACGTGCTCAACGGCGTCGGCTATTCGGTGCATGCCGGGGAAACCCTCGCCGTGCTGGGCGAATCCGGATCCGGCAAGAGTGTCACCGCGCAGACCATCATGGGCATCCTCGACATGCCGCCGGGGGTGATCACGAACGGGGCGATCCGCTACCGGGGCGAGGACCTGCTGACCGCGTCGCCGGAACGGCGCCGGGAGGTGCGAGGTGCGGAGATCGCGATGATCTTCCAGGATGCGCTTTCCGCGCTGAACCCGGTTTTCACGGTCGGGTTCCAGATCGAGGAGCAGCTGCGCGTCCGGCAGGGGATGTCCAAAAAGGATGCTCGGAATCGAGCGGTCGAACTGCTCGACCTGGTCCGGATCCCGGCCGCGCAGCGGCGGGTGAAGGACTATCCGCACCAGTTCTCCGGCGGAATGCGGCAGCGCGCGATGATCGCGATGTCGCTCGCGCTCGACCCGGATCTGCTGATCGCGGACGAGCCGACCACCGCGCTGGACGTGACCGTGCAGGCGCAGATCATGGACCTGCTGGGGGAAATTCAGCGGGAACGGCAGATGGGGCTCATCCTGATCACCCACGACCTCGGCGTGGTCGCCGAGGTCGCGGACCGGATCGCGGTGATGTACGCCGGGCGGATCGTGGAGCAGGCCGACGTGCACGAGCTGTTCCGGTCGCCAGGGCATCCCTACACCGCCGCGCTGATGGATTCGCTGCCCCGGCTGGACCTCAAGGGGCAGACGCTGGAAACCATCAAGGGCCTGCCGCCGAGCCTGCTGGACATCCCGTCCGGCTGCCCGTTCCACCCGCGCTGCAAGCGGGCAGAGCAGCGCTGCCGGGACGAGCGGCCGTCCTCGCACGCCCTGGGCTTCGGCCGGGTCAGTGCGTGTCACTTCGCCGAAGAGGTGGTGGAGACCCGTGGGTGA
- a CDS encoding aldo/keto reductase: protein MKYRTIGASPETRREVSALCLGAMTFGTMVDEATSFAVLDRFVESGGTFIDTADNYAWWAEGTQGGESEQLLGRWRKSRGIGDEVVIATKIGARPRVPGGGFSDPDGLSAKTIRESADRSRENLGVDRLDLLYAHIEDTATPLEETVAAFGELVSEGTVGLLGASNHWTWRVERARNLAAAAGIPGYEVLQYHHSYLRPRTDLPSRRAKDGNQGVASGEVLSYLRDQPGTALVAYSALLGGAYVREDRHLDPDFAHPGTDARLTALRTVATETGASANQVVLSWMIGHELPMFPLVGASSVAQLEDSLAGVALELSPAHRARLNAAR from the coding sequence ATGAAGTACCGCACGATCGGCGCCTCTCCGGAGACCCGCCGCGAGGTCAGCGCCCTTTGCCTCGGCGCGATGACCTTCGGCACCATGGTGGACGAGGCGACCTCGTTCGCCGTCCTGGACCGGTTCGTCGAATCCGGCGGCACCTTCATCGACACCGCCGACAACTACGCGTGGTGGGCGGAAGGAACACAGGGCGGCGAAAGCGAGCAACTGCTCGGCCGGTGGCGCAAAAGCCGGGGAATCGGCGACGAAGTCGTCATCGCGACCAAGATCGGCGCCCGGCCGCGCGTCCCCGGCGGCGGCTTCTCCGACCCGGACGGGCTGTCCGCCAAGACGATCCGGGAATCGGCGGACCGCAGTCGCGAGAACCTCGGGGTGGACCGGCTCGATCTGCTGTACGCGCACATCGAGGACACCGCGACGCCGCTGGAGGAAACCGTGGCAGCGTTCGGCGAACTGGTTTCCGAGGGCACGGTCGGGCTGCTCGGCGCGAGCAACCACTGGACGTGGCGAGTCGAGCGGGCGCGCAACCTGGCCGCCGCGGCCGGGATTCCTGGCTACGAAGTCCTGCAGTACCACCACAGTTACCTGCGGCCGCGCACCGATCTGCCGAGCCGCCGCGCCAAAGACGGGAACCAGGGCGTCGCGAGCGGCGAGGTGCTCAGCTACCTGCGCGACCAGCCGGGCACCGCGCTCGTGGCGTACTCGGCACTGCTCGGCGGCGCGTACGTGCGGGAAGACCGCCACCTCGACCCCGATTTCGCGCATCCGGGCACCGACGCCCGGCTCACTGCCTTGCGCACGGTCGCGACGGAAACTGGCGCGAGCGCGAACCAGGTCGTGCTCAGCTGGATGATCGGCCACGAACTGCCGATGTTCCCGCTCGTCGGCGCTTCCTCGGTGGCACAGCTGGAAGACAGCCTGGCCGGCGTCGCGCTCGAGCTTTCCCCCGCCCACCGGGCCCGGCTGAACGCTGCGCGGTAG